From the genome of Phytohabitans rumicis, one region includes:
- a CDS encoding branched-chain amino acid ABC transporter substrate-binding protein → MRQKLARAFGGIAIAALVFGGAAACQAGEDDDTGGSGTSAACGLKIGFFGALTGDAAGLGIHMRNGTKLAIDQYNKENADCTVELQEYDSQGDPAKAPALATQAAGDQKVIAIIGPAFSGESEVANPIFQSATLPIITPSATRPSLSTKGWTIFHRGVGNDESQGPAAGRYIQNVMKAEKVYVVDDQSAYGAGLADEVKKVLGAAVVGTDKVQVKQTNFSAVVTKIRGSGATALFFGGYYTEAGLLLKQLKGAGWTGTMVAGDGVNDANFVSVAGQANAEGTILTCPCAPATAAKGTFVTDYKAAFDNAEPGTYADVSYDITKIVLEGLKDGKATRADMLAWINGYNKAGPATGVTYKFESNGELDPTQVIVWAFKVQAGKVVPDVEIPKA, encoded by the coding sequence TTGAGGCAGAAGCTCGCGCGGGCGTTCGGTGGCATCGCCATCGCCGCCCTCGTATTCGGTGGCGCGGCCGCGTGTCAGGCCGGAGAAGACGATGACACCGGTGGCAGCGGCACCAGCGCTGCCTGCGGTTTGAAGATCGGATTCTTCGGCGCGCTCACCGGTGACGCGGCCGGCTTGGGTATTCACATGCGCAATGGCACGAAGTTGGCCATTGACCAGTACAACAAGGAAAACGCCGACTGCACCGTCGAGCTGCAGGAGTACGACTCGCAGGGCGACCCGGCCAAGGCCCCGGCCCTGGCGACGCAGGCGGCGGGCGACCAGAAGGTCATCGCCATCATCGGCCCGGCCTTCTCGGGTGAGTCGGAGGTCGCCAACCCGATCTTCCAGTCGGCCACGCTTCCGATCATCACCCCGTCGGCGACCCGTCCGAGCCTGAGCACCAAGGGCTGGACGATCTTCCACCGGGGTGTCGGCAACGACGAGTCGCAGGGCCCGGCCGCCGGCCGCTACATCCAGAACGTGATGAAGGCCGAGAAGGTGTACGTCGTCGACGACCAGTCGGCGTACGGCGCCGGCCTGGCGGACGAGGTCAAGAAGGTCCTCGGCGCGGCTGTCGTGGGCACCGACAAGGTCCAGGTCAAGCAGACCAACTTCTCCGCGGTCGTCACCAAGATCCGTGGCAGCGGCGCGACGGCGCTGTTCTTCGGTGGCTACTACACCGAGGCCGGCCTGCTGCTCAAGCAGCTCAAGGGTGCGGGCTGGACCGGCACGATGGTCGCCGGCGACGGCGTCAACGACGCCAACTTCGTCTCGGTGGCCGGCCAGGCCAACGCCGAGGGCACGATCCTGACCTGCCCGTGCGCGCCGGCGACGGCCGCCAAGGGCACGTTCGTGACCGACTACAAGGCGGCGTTCGACAACGCCGAGCCGGGCACCTACGCGGACGTGTCGTACGACATCACCAAGATCGTCCTTGAGGGTCTGAAGGACGGCAAGGCGACCCGCGCCGACATGCTCGCCTGGATCAACGGCTACAACAAGGCGGGCCCCGCCACGGGCGTGACCTACAAGTTCGAGAGCAACGGCGAGCTTGACCCGACCCAGGTGATCGTCTGGGCGTTCAAGGTGCAGGCCGGCAAGGTGGTTCCGGACGTCGAGATCCCCAAGGCCTGA
- a CDS encoding ANTAR domain-containing response regulator codes for MADTQAGAERRRVLIAEDEALIRLDLAEMLVEEGYDVVGEAGDGETAVRLALDLKPDLVILDIKMPIMDGLAAAERIAGERIAPVVILTAFSQRDLVERARAAGAMAYLVKPFQKSDLVPAIEVALSRYQEIAALESEVAGLTDRLETRKAVERAKGMLMTTYGMTEPQAFKWIQRTAMDHRMTMREVAERILTETPGEASDQPGQ; via the coding sequence GTGGCCGACACGCAGGCGGGTGCCGAGCGCAGGCGGGTACTGATCGCCGAGGACGAGGCGCTTATCCGCCTGGACCTGGCCGAGATGCTGGTCGAAGAGGGCTACGACGTGGTCGGCGAGGCCGGCGACGGTGAGACCGCCGTGCGGCTGGCGCTGGACCTGAAGCCCGATCTCGTCATCCTCGACATCAAGATGCCGATCATGGACGGCCTGGCGGCCGCCGAGCGGATCGCGGGCGAGCGGATCGCGCCGGTCGTCATCCTGACCGCGTTCAGCCAGCGCGACCTCGTCGAGCGGGCCCGGGCGGCCGGCGCGATGGCGTACCTCGTCAAGCCCTTCCAGAAGAGCGACCTGGTCCCGGCGATCGAGGTGGCGCTGTCCCGGTACCAGGAGATCGCGGCGCTGGAGTCCGAGGTCGCCGGGCTGACCGACCGGCTGGAGACCCGCAAGGCGGTGGAGCGCGCCAAGGGCATGCTCATGACGACGTACGGGATGACCGAGCCGCAGGCGTTCAAGTGGATCCAGCGGACGGCGATGGACCACCGCATGACCATGCGTGAGGTGGCCGAGCGGATCCTGACCGAGACGCCAGGCGAGGCTTCCGACCAGCCCGGACAGTAA
- a CDS encoding sugar transferase yields the protein MDIVVGGLMLVVLAPVMAAVAGALLAFSGRPVLFRQVRPGLHQVPWTMCKFRTMRPARDRAEFWHGDDERTTKLGRFLRRTSLDELPQLVHVVTGRMSLVGPRPLLVEYLPRYSAHHLRRHEVRPGITGLAQVSGRSRLTLGQRLDLDVRYVDEWSLWLDIRILCRTLTVPFQTGHATGQTIADIDDVNLCGDREEEIASR from the coding sequence ATGGACATCGTCGTCGGCGGCCTGATGCTCGTGGTTCTCGCACCCGTCATGGCGGCGGTCGCCGGTGCGCTGCTCGCCTTTTCGGGTCGACCGGTTCTCTTCCGGCAGGTGCGTCCCGGGCTGCACCAGGTCCCCTGGACCATGTGCAAGTTCCGCACGATGCGGCCCGCCCGCGACCGCGCCGAGTTCTGGCACGGCGATGACGAACGTACGACGAAGCTCGGCCGGTTTCTTCGCCGTACCAGCCTCGACGAGCTGCCGCAGTTGGTGCATGTGGTGACCGGGCGGATGAGCCTGGTCGGACCGCGCCCACTGCTCGTGGAGTACCTGCCGCGCTACAGCGCGCACCATCTGCGGCGCCATGAGGTGCGGCCGGGCATCACGGGTCTGGCTCAGGTCAGCGGGCGCAGCCGGCTCACGCTGGGACAGCGGCTCGATCTCGATGTGCGCTACGTCGACGAGTGGTCGCTGTGGCTGGACATCCGGATTCTGTGCCGGACCCTGACCGTGCCGTTCCAGACCGGGCACGCCACGGGGCAGACCATCGCGGACATCGACGATGTGAACCTATGCGGCGACAGGGAAGAGGAGATCGCCAGTCGGTAA
- a CDS encoding arsenate reductase/protein-tyrosine-phosphatase family protein: MLLFVCQGNLCRSPMAEFLARSTAGGTVVSAGTHAVAGRTMHPHAMSALAEEGIDASSFRSRTLDSSLAAAATLTLTATREQRAACTRLAPRQLGRVFTLRQFARLLDATGLRGLTDVDSVLAAVTAVRGNIQPVPTSHDEIADPVHGTLDDMRACMRLTRRSLRSVLAVVKLP; encoded by the coding sequence GTGCTGCTGTTTGTCTGCCAAGGCAATCTGTGCCGTTCGCCGATGGCCGAGTTTCTTGCGCGGAGCACCGCTGGCGGCACGGTGGTCAGCGCCGGCACGCACGCGGTCGCCGGCCGCACCATGCATCCCCACGCCATGAGCGCCCTCGCCGAGGAGGGGATCGACGCGTCGAGCTTCCGCAGCCGGACGCTCGATTCGAGTCTTGCCGCCGCCGCCACCCTCACCTTGACCGCGACCAGGGAACAGCGCGCCGCGTGTACCCGCTTGGCGCCGCGGCAGCTGGGCAGAGTCTTCACGCTCCGGCAATTCGCCCGGCTCCTCGACGCGACCGGATTGCGTGGACTCACCGATGTGGACAGTGTGCTGGCGGCGGTGACCGCGGTGCGCGGCAACATCCAACCCGTGCCGACTTCGCACGATGAGATCGCCGATCCGGTACACGGAACGCTCGACGACATGCGAGCCTGCATGCGGTTGACGCGGCGCAGCCTCCGTTCCGTCCTCGCCGTCGTCAAGCTGCCCTGA
- a CDS encoding polysaccharide biosynthesis tyrosine autokinase — protein MELREVLRATRRSWWVVATITGLALGTVGLLTVFAVPQYATSVTFFVTTPSQGLSDAYQGGLFSQQRVKSYANLLAGDRLARSIAAEPSFGLTPREVQERIEARVVPDTVLLEATVTDASKTRSQELAWALATGFRNLIEVLETPPGQATATVKVEVAAGPTLDENPVSPKPVRNLGLAALLGLLVGVGAAVLRETLDSTVKSSDELRAATDAPTLAVIPFDAKATDAPLLTEAASCSRGESLRHLRTNLQFADVDGPVRTLVVTSALPGEGKSTTAVNTAITFAQADKRVLLIDADLRRPKVAEYLDLEGAIGLSNVLAGQVDVADVVQRWGRHQLWVLPSGSVPPNPSELLGSRAMAQLLAQQLEHYDLIVVDTPPLVPVTDAAVLAAMADGRWWSLARARHPWHRSGPDSPGCGPSTPGCSAAS, from the coding sequence GTGGAGCTACGCGAGGTTTTGCGCGCGACCCGTAGAAGCTGGTGGGTCGTGGCCACCATTACCGGGCTGGCCCTGGGGACGGTGGGCCTGCTGACGGTATTCGCCGTGCCCCAGTACGCGACCTCGGTCACGTTCTTCGTCACCACCCCCAGCCAAGGGCTTTCCGACGCGTACCAGGGCGGATTGTTCTCCCAGCAACGGGTGAAGTCGTACGCGAATCTGCTCGCCGGCGACCGGCTCGCCAGAAGCATTGCGGCCGAACCGTCCTTCGGCCTCACGCCGCGGGAGGTGCAGGAGCGAATCGAGGCACGCGTGGTCCCCGATACCGTGCTCTTGGAGGCGACGGTCACGGATGCCTCGAAGACCCGCTCACAGGAGCTCGCCTGGGCATTGGCGACGGGTTTCCGGAACTTGATCGAGGTGCTCGAGACGCCGCCGGGCCAAGCCACGGCCACCGTCAAGGTCGAGGTCGCCGCGGGGCCCACGCTGGACGAGAACCCGGTGTCGCCCAAGCCGGTGCGAAATCTCGGCTTGGCGGCGCTGCTCGGGCTGCTCGTCGGCGTTGGCGCGGCGGTCCTGCGGGAAACGCTTGATTCCACGGTGAAGTCATCGGATGAGCTCCGTGCGGCAACCGACGCTCCGACGCTGGCGGTCATTCCCTTCGATGCCAAGGCGACCGATGCTCCGCTGTTGACGGAGGCGGCATCCTGCTCGCGCGGCGAATCGCTGCGTCATCTGCGGACCAACCTGCAGTTCGCCGATGTCGACGGGCCGGTGCGCACGCTGGTCGTCACCAGCGCCCTACCCGGTGAGGGAAAGTCGACCACGGCGGTGAACACGGCGATCACGTTCGCCCAGGCCGACAAGCGCGTGCTGCTGATAGATGCCGACCTTCGTCGCCCGAAGGTGGCCGAGTATCTCGATCTCGAGGGTGCGATTGGACTGTCCAATGTGCTGGCCGGGCAGGTCGACGTCGCCGATGTGGTGCAACGCTGGGGCCGGCACCAGCTGTGGGTGCTGCCAAGCGGATCGGTGCCGCCCAACCCGAGCGAATTGCTCGGCTCCAGGGCGATGGCGCAGCTGCTCGCGCAGCAACTGGAGCACTACGACCTCATCGTCGTCGACACGCCGCCCTTGGTGCCGGTCACGGACGCCGCGGTGCTGGCCGCGATGGCGGATGGGCGGTGGTGGTCGCTCGCTCGGGCAAGACACCCGTGGCACAGATCAGGACCGGACTCGCCCGGCTGCGGGCCGTCGACGCCAGGGTGCTCGGCTGCGTCCTGA
- a CDS encoding LCP family protein: protein MRVSRIVVLCLSVLVLVVAVAGLALHLLVQNRVRAMQTFPDPFAAIPASERPSASAERAQTILLAGIDSELDTSPGRSDALMLVRLTADRQHAYVVSLPRDSWVNIPGHGMDKVNAAYAYGGQTLAVRTVERLTGVRIDHVAVVDMAGFRDLTNALGGVVITVPEDVTDPHFVSFPAGTRRLDGAAALAYVRERRGLPRGDLDRVRRQQEFLKAVLEQMGQQEDPRRLAAALDAISHTVSVDKGFGTGEMMRLLLSFRKLRGEITFLTVPVKGTGQVGDASVVLLDTRVGPAFWKAVAADSLEDYLSAHDTELLTGPPR from the coding sequence ATGCGTGTGTCACGGATTGTGGTGCTGTGTCTCTCCGTCTTGGTGCTCGTCGTCGCGGTCGCCGGCTTGGCTCTTCACCTACTGGTACAAAACCGGGTCCGCGCCATGCAGACGTTCCCCGACCCTTTCGCCGCCATCCCGGCCTCCGAACGACCTTCCGCGTCCGCCGAGCGCGCACAGACGATTCTGCTGGCGGGGATTGACTCGGAACTGGACACGTCACCGGGGCGCAGCGACGCCCTCATGCTGGTCCGACTCACCGCCGATCGCCAGCACGCCTACGTCGTGTCGCTACCGCGGGATTCGTGGGTGAACATTCCCGGCCACGGCATGGACAAGGTGAACGCGGCCTATGCCTATGGCGGGCAGACGCTGGCCGTACGCACGGTGGAGCGGCTGACCGGAGTCCGTATAGATCACGTAGCGGTCGTCGACATGGCGGGGTTCCGCGATCTCACGAACGCCCTCGGCGGCGTCGTCATCACGGTGCCCGAAGACGTGACAGACCCTCATTTCGTCTCCTTCCCCGCCGGCACCCGACGACTCGACGGCGCGGCCGCACTCGCCTATGTACGCGAGCGTCGCGGCCTGCCGCGCGGCGACCTGGATCGGGTACGCCGTCAACAGGAGTTCCTCAAAGCCGTACTCGAGCAGATGGGCCAGCAGGAAGACCCCCGCCGGCTCGCTGCCGCACTCGATGCCATCAGCCATACGGTTTCGGTGGACAAGGGATTCGGCACCGGCGAGATGATGCGACTACTGCTCAGCTTCCGAAAGCTTCGCGGCGAAATCACTTTTCTCACCGTGCCCGTGAAGGGGACGGGACAGGTCGGCGATGCCAGCGTTGTCCTCCTCGACACGAGGGTTGGCCCCGCCTTCTGGAAGGCGGTCGCCGCGGACAGTCTCGAAGACTATCTGTCAGCTCACGACACCGAGCTGCTGACCGGACCACCGCGCTGA
- a CDS encoding lipopolysaccharide biosynthesis protein yields the protein MLLTYSLSRVVPVAIVFASTPILVGLIGTAQYGLYTTITALVLIAESFGVGWLRQSALRGTGDPYQAMHLLPRWSMASAVNGPAVLVAVLLFLLSGALGAGGDPAVLATATALCCATGFYMLRMTRAQRDMRVRRVVVIEWVRAAVGLLAIIAVHATLLEGAAAALAGMAIGSLAGALVAGRGPQQAPRSRSSANALLKEYWSYGWPMSLWLAASSGLLYVDRLLLSVWLGPETAGHYGAVSDIVIRGYIFIATPVGMAVHPLIMSAWNRGRPDLAVRTLAAYQRILGLLVVAATVALVAAGPWLIPIVVGVRAPSTAVLMLLGLGSAVWQYSLLTQKRLELAGRSFAVLSLMGASTLVTVVVDVALIPLTGPLGAAIGMAAGAAAYHAGCLHLGRKAIAEELQRGGPVSSSVS from the coding sequence TTGCTGCTGACCTACTCGCTGTCGCGGGTGGTGCCGGTAGCGATCGTCTTCGCTTCCACGCCCATCCTTGTCGGCCTGATCGGGACCGCCCAATATGGGCTGTACACGACCATCACCGCCCTCGTGCTGATCGCCGAGTCCTTTGGGGTCGGATGGCTGCGGCAGTCGGCGTTGCGGGGCACCGGAGACCCGTACCAGGCGATGCACTTGCTCCCCAGGTGGTCGATGGCGTCGGCGGTCAACGGCCCCGCGGTGCTGGTGGCCGTGTTGCTTTTTCTGCTGAGCGGTGCGCTGGGAGCCGGCGGCGACCCGGCGGTGCTCGCGACGGCAACGGCGCTGTGCTGCGCCACGGGTTTCTACATGCTCCGCATGACGCGGGCCCAGCGCGACATGCGGGTGCGCCGGGTCGTGGTCATCGAATGGGTCCGTGCGGCTGTCGGCCTGCTGGCCATCATCGCGGTGCACGCCACGCTGCTCGAAGGAGCAGCCGCCGCCCTCGCCGGGATGGCCATCGGAAGCCTGGCCGGAGCGCTTGTCGCGGGGCGCGGGCCGCAGCAGGCGCCCCGCTCCCGATCGTCCGCGAACGCCCTGCTGAAGGAGTACTGGAGCTACGGCTGGCCCATGTCCCTGTGGCTGGCCGCCTCATCCGGACTGCTGTACGTGGATCGTCTGCTGCTCAGCGTGTGGCTGGGGCCCGAGACGGCGGGGCACTACGGCGCCGTCTCGGACATCGTCATCCGCGGATACATTTTCATCGCCACGCCGGTCGGCATGGCGGTGCACCCGCTGATCATGTCGGCGTGGAATCGGGGCAGGCCGGACCTCGCGGTGCGGACGCTGGCGGCCTATCAGCGGATCCTGGGCCTTCTGGTGGTCGCCGCGACCGTGGCGCTGGTGGCCGCCGGGCCGTGGCTCATCCCGATCGTGGTCGGCGTCCGGGCGCCTTCGACAGCGGTCCTGATGTTGCTGGGCTTGGGGTCGGCCGTCTGGCAGTACAGCCTGCTGACACAGAAGCGCCTCGAGCTAGCCGGGCGCAGTTTCGCGGTGCTCTCGCTGATGGGTGCGTCCACGCTCGTCACCGTGGTGGTGGATGTGGCGCTCATTCCGTTGACCGGACCGCTCGGTGCCGCGATCGGTATGGCCGCGGGTGCCGCGGCATACCATGCCGGCTGCCTGCATCTTGGTAGGAAGGCGATCGCGGAGGAGCTTCAGCGCGGTGGTCCGGTCAGCAGCTCGGTGTCGTGA
- a CDS encoding O-antigen ligase family protein translates to MRVGTAVSSRSAALFLALLIVSIGLGPRFRLGALDEGRAIDIRPQDLLLPIAALVAYTSALGTVLTGGRQAWWRWFTIACYSAVLVTVVHLLIDDEVTAVRRLAFLGRHLLLFAVAAVVYALYRRIGVDAGKFALRLLVAVIATNASWVAYQVLTGQATVLIGRTAGDQVGSYGPRLIGEPSSAGTGTFFAFAAVLALAAYRAKLMRAATAVLLFLTAAGCAYLAESRTALVSIICLVGLFVAQSSQGRLSLGSRIALVTAIGSAAAWYVIHNHSERLSASGLDRGAQDRLQAVWAPIFHRLADDPVFLILGAGPGGLPSPALPVTEAHNIVLRAWLDFGLVGGILFLAALSIVAAQAYRVCRDPGSEPFTKLYAELAALYALVVAITGVALDSLTTVTSTHLLMLAVGLFAGAYAAQASTR, encoded by the coding sequence GTGAGGGTCGGGACCGCTGTCTCGTCCCGGAGCGCGGCGCTGTTCCTGGCCCTTCTGATCGTTTCCATCGGCTTGGGCCCGCGTTTTCGCCTTGGCGCTCTCGACGAGGGTCGGGCGATAGACATCCGGCCACAGGATCTGCTGCTGCCCATCGCGGCTCTCGTGGCATACACCTCGGCCCTGGGCACGGTCCTGACCGGCGGCCGGCAGGCGTGGTGGCGTTGGTTCACGATCGCCTGCTACTCCGCCGTGCTTGTCACCGTCGTTCACCTGTTGATCGATGACGAGGTCACCGCGGTCCGCAGGCTCGCGTTTCTCGGACGCCACTTGCTGCTCTTCGCGGTGGCCGCCGTGGTGTACGCCCTCTACCGCCGCATCGGTGTCGACGCCGGGAAGTTCGCGCTCCGATTGCTTGTCGCCGTGATAGCCACCAACGCGTCGTGGGTTGCCTATCAGGTCCTCACCGGCCAGGCCACCGTGCTGATCGGCCGTACCGCCGGGGACCAGGTCGGATCGTATGGCCCGAGGTTGATCGGGGAGCCGAGTTCGGCGGGCACGGGCACTTTCTTCGCCTTCGCGGCGGTGCTCGCCTTGGCCGCGTATCGAGCCAAGCTCATGCGAGCGGCAACGGCGGTGCTGCTGTTCCTCACGGCGGCGGGGTGCGCCTACCTCGCGGAGTCCCGGACCGCGCTGGTCAGCATCATCTGCCTGGTCGGTCTGTTCGTGGCGCAGTCAAGCCAGGGCCGGCTGTCGCTGGGATCGCGGATCGCGCTGGTGACGGCGATCGGTTCCGCGGCGGCCTGGTACGTCATTCACAATCACAGTGAACGCCTCAGCGCCAGCGGCCTGGATCGCGGAGCGCAGGATCGCCTACAGGCGGTCTGGGCGCCGATTTTCCATCGTCTCGCCGACGACCCGGTGTTTCTGATACTTGGTGCCGGTCCCGGCGGTCTCCCAAGCCCCGCGCTTCCCGTCACGGAGGCGCACAATATCGTTCTACGGGCCTGGCTGGACTTCGGTCTCGTCGGCGGAATCCTCTTCCTGGCGGCGCTGTCGATCGTGGCCGCCCAAGCCTATCGGGTGTGTCGCGATCCCGGCAGCGAACCGTTCACCAAGCTCTATGCCGAACTCGCCGCTCTCTACGCCCTGGTGGTCGCGATCACCGGTGTCGCGCTGGACTCGCTGACGACCGTCACGTCGACCCATCTGCTGATGCTGGCGGTCGGTCTGTTCGCCGGAGCGTACGCGGCGCAGGCGTCCACGCGGTGA
- a CDS encoding methyltransferase domain-containing protein: MAETIERKLRVAAQARRRDGVVALIRLVGRSAADHVLRSRVERRRADFDRHHGVDTAGVIAAEELDHARGRHGDGFSYQTVPIHQTESIFRALASSAARPLSDFTFVDLGCGKGLPLMLAMRRGFGSATGVELDSGLAAKARQNARTFTARAGIADDTIEILEQDAAQFEFPERPTALFLFNPFGAGTLGAVLDRAAESVTRCPRPFFVAYYNTVHREVFDGHPAVRLVLRTVRWSLYAVEAPA, encoded by the coding sequence ATGGCGGAGACCATCGAGCGGAAATTGCGCGTCGCGGCGCAGGCCCGGCGCCGAGACGGTGTGGTGGCCTTGATCCGGCTGGTCGGCCGGTCCGCCGCCGATCACGTGCTGCGCTCGCGTGTCGAGCGGCGTCGCGCCGACTTCGACAGGCACCACGGGGTCGACACCGCCGGGGTCATCGCGGCCGAGGAGCTAGACCACGCGAGGGGCCGGCATGGCGACGGCTTTAGCTATCAAACGGTACCCATCCACCAGACCGAAAGCATATTTCGCGCGCTGGCGAGCAGCGCGGCACGGCCGTTGAGTGACTTCACGTTCGTCGACCTCGGGTGCGGCAAAGGTCTGCCACTCATGCTCGCGATGCGGCGGGGCTTCGGGTCGGCGACCGGGGTCGAGCTGGACTCCGGTCTGGCGGCGAAAGCCCGCCAGAATGCCCGCACATTTACGGCCCGAGCCGGGATCGCCGATGACACGATCGAAATCCTCGAGCAGGACGCCGCCCAATTCGAGTTCCCCGAACGGCCGACGGCGCTGTTCCTGTTCAACCCTTTCGGGGCCGGTACCCTGGGCGCGGTCCTCGATAGGGCCGCGGAGTCCGTCACGCGGTGTCCACGGCCGTTCTTCGTGGCCTACTACAACACGGTTCACCGGGAGGTCTTCGACGGGCACCCGGCGGTGCGGCTCGTGCTGCGGACCGTGCGGTGGTCCCTCTACGCGGTGGAGGCTCCTGCGTGA
- a CDS encoding GNAT family N-acetyltransferase yields the protein MSSVLVARGVIDDRALPAELCPDVYFTEGYGAAAALLRGGQWHSVRLDDRILVPYVLNPLGNGKCDATSPFGFSGVYVAPDCPAEDLALFWADAKRRWRAQGMVAMYLRFSPLDPASTDAVRALDGLSLAYRNETITIQLGDGLGAVWDGLKGACRSAIRKAQSVGLSACVRAATVEDLLEESPFRTLYAQTMHRVGAPDYIFADAYYTALLNGVGSNLMVAQVREPEGEVVAAALVLVHRERVHYHLAGSDRSAGSGCANNLLIWAMLQWAAENGRSVMHLGGGVRPGDTLFRFKSAFGGMRASVWHGSAVIDEPAYEALVGQRAATLRMAAQELRDCGYFPAYRYGAGLI from the coding sequence ATGAGCAGCGTTCTGGTCGCGAGGGGTGTCATCGATGATCGCGCCCTGCCCGCCGAGCTGTGCCCCGACGTGTACTTCACCGAGGGGTACGGAGCGGCCGCGGCCTTGCTGCGCGGTGGACAGTGGCATTCCGTGCGGTTGGACGACCGCATCCTGGTGCCCTATGTCCTCAACCCGCTGGGGAATGGCAAGTGTGACGCGACCAGTCCGTTCGGGTTCTCGGGCGTCTACGTCGCACCGGACTGCCCGGCCGAGGACCTCGCACTGTTCTGGGCGGACGCCAAGCGGCGGTGGCGGGCGCAAGGCATGGTTGCCATGTATTTGCGCTTTTCGCCGCTTGATCCCGCATCCACGGACGCGGTCCGCGCGCTGGACGGATTGTCGCTGGCGTACCGCAATGAGACCATCACCATCCAGCTCGGCGATGGGCTGGGCGCCGTTTGGGACGGTCTCAAGGGTGCCTGCCGCAGTGCGATCCGCAAGGCGCAAAGCGTGGGCCTGTCGGCCTGTGTCCGGGCGGCCACCGTCGAAGACCTGCTGGAGGAGAGTCCGTTCCGGACCCTCTATGCACAAACGATGCACCGCGTGGGTGCGCCGGACTACATATTCGCGGATGCCTACTACACGGCTCTGCTGAACGGCGTCGGATCCAACCTCATGGTGGCACAGGTACGTGAGCCGGAAGGGGAAGTGGTCGCGGCGGCCCTGGTCCTTGTCCATCGCGAGCGCGTGCACTACCACCTCGCCGGCTCCGACCGGTCGGCCGGGTCCGGCTGCGCCAACAACCTCCTCATCTGGGCGATGCTGCAATGGGCGGCCGAGAACGGTCGATCGGTGATGCATCTTGGCGGCGGGGTACGGCCGGGCGACACCCTCTTTCGATTCAAGAGCGCGTTTGGCGGGATGAGGGCCTCGGTCTGGCACGGCAGTGCGGTGATCGACGAGCCGGCCTATGAGGCGCTCGTCGGCCAGCGTGCGGCCACACTCCGAATGGCCGCGCAGGAGTTGCGCGATTGCGGGTACTTCCCGGCCTATCGATACGGTGCAGGGCTCATCTAG
- a CDS encoding DegT/DnrJ/EryC1/StrS family aminotransferase yields MAERIYLSPPDVGELEEAHVLAAMRSGWVAPVGPDVDAFEIEVARRVGVDHAVAVNSGTAALHLALLALGIGPHHRVLVPTLTFVATANVVRYVGAEPVFVDCDPGTGNVDPALVAELVAQRGRHTRALAAVLTVDLYGSCAEYRSLLPICEAAGLPVVADAAESFGSVHGGRAAGSFGRVAALSFNGNKIITTSGGGMLLTDDAATADRARHLARQARVPGRQFDHTDVGYQYQLSNLLAAMGRAQLHRANDMMARRREIREGYAKLFAAVPGVRLLGAEDRHSNCWLTAMVVDAGLAGWSADLLGEHLERHDIEARPLFKPLHLLAPYAGSDGLITGSAERLFRTGLVLPSGSALTEGQVDRVHAAISTFLEDRG; encoded by the coding sequence ATGGCTGAGCGGATATACCTGTCGCCACCCGATGTGGGAGAGCTCGAGGAGGCCCACGTCCTCGCGGCCATGAGGTCGGGTTGGGTCGCACCGGTGGGTCCAGACGTCGACGCCTTCGAGATCGAGGTGGCGCGACGAGTCGGGGTCGATCACGCGGTGGCGGTCAACTCGGGCACCGCCGCCTTGCACCTGGCTCTCTTGGCGCTGGGGATCGGGCCGCACCATCGTGTCCTCGTGCCGACGCTGACCTTCGTGGCCACGGCGAATGTCGTGCGCTATGTCGGCGCAGAACCCGTGTTTGTGGACTGTGATCCGGGTACCGGCAACGTGGATCCGGCACTCGTCGCCGAACTCGTCGCTCAGCGTGGACGCCACACCCGTGCGTTGGCTGCGGTGCTCACTGTGGACCTGTACGGATCCTGCGCGGAGTACCGGTCCCTCCTGCCTATCTGCGAGGCCGCTGGGCTGCCCGTGGTCGCGGATGCCGCGGAGTCCTTCGGGTCCGTCCATGGTGGACGCGCGGCGGGATCCTTCGGTCGGGTGGCGGCGCTGTCCTTCAACGGAAACAAGATCATAACCACGTCGGGCGGCGGCATGCTGCTCACCGACGATGCCGCGACCGCCGACCGTGCCCGCCATCTCGCGAGACAGGCACGCGTGCCAGGCCGCCAGTTCGACCATACGGACGTCGGCTACCAGTACCAGCTGAGCAACCTTCTCGCGGCGATGGGCCGGGCACAGCTGCACCGCGCGAACGACATGATGGCCCGGCGGCGCGAAATACGAGAGGGGTACGCGAAACTCTTCGCCGCCGTGCCGGGTGTCCGTTTGCTGGGCGCCGAGGACCGGCACAGCAACTGCTGGCTGACCGCGATGGTGGTGGATGCCGGGCTCGCGGGGTGGAGCGCCGACCTGCTCGGGGAGCACCTGGAGCGCCACGACATCGAAGCGCGTCCCCTTTTCAAGCCACTGCATCTGCTCGCGCCGTACGCCGGTTCAGACGGTCTGATCACGGGGTCGGCGGAGCGGCTCTTCCGCACCGGCCTGGTGCTCCCCAGCGGCTCCGCCCTCACCGAAGGGCAGGTCGACCGCGTTCATGCGGCGATATCGACGTTTCTCGAGGATCGCGGATGA